One Gimesia aquarii DNA segment encodes these proteins:
- the uvrB gene encoding excinuclease ABC subunit UvrB, protein MSVFQLQSDFQPSGDQPRAIEGLVKGIQQGKAEQVLLGVTGSGKTFTMANVIAELGRPALILSHNKTLAAQLYSEFKEFFPNNAVTYFVSYYDYYQPEAYIPQRDIYIEKDASINDEIDRLRLLATSALVSRRDVIVVASVSCIYGLGSPKDYLEMMIPLRVGVEIDRDEMLRKLIDIQYDRNNVELSRAKFRVRGDVVECWPAYEEFAYRVEFWGDEIENLAVIDPLTGEVLRTVNEAYIYPAKHFVLPQERIESALNEIQNELDERLKVLQNEGKLLESQRLSARTRYDMELLEEVGFCPGIENYSRALAGRKPGSPPDTLLDFFPEDFLLFVDESHVTVSQVRAMFAGDRSRKTNLVEHGFRLPMALDNRPLTFDEWNARRKQTIFVSATPGDWELERVEGEVIQQVIRPTGLIDPAIRIVPARGQVPHLKEEILKRVAVQERVLVTTLTKRLAEDLSSYFQEEGIRCAWLHSELDAFERVEILRGLREKQYDVVVGINLLREGLDIPEVSLVAILDADKEGFLRSETSLVQTIGRSARHVNAEVILYADRMTNSMQNAIDETERRRKIQQEYNQEHGITPETIKKAIKRGIEEEVEARQFVRESVGFSDESEYITQEFLGELEKEMLEAADQLEFERAALLRDRIDDLKNQGGSSGRPKKGKASRGGKKRKRQRRRK, encoded by the coding sequence ATGTCTGTGTTTCAGCTTCAAAGTGACTTTCAACCTTCTGGCGATCAGCCCCGTGCCATTGAAGGTCTGGTTAAAGGTATTCAGCAGGGAAAAGCAGAACAAGTTCTACTGGGCGTCACTGGATCGGGGAAAACATTCACAATGGCGAATGTGATCGCAGAGTTGGGGCGGCCCGCTTTGATTCTCTCTCATAACAAAACTCTAGCGGCTCAGTTGTATTCAGAGTTCAAGGAGTTCTTTCCGAATAACGCTGTCACGTATTTTGTGAGTTACTACGATTACTATCAACCGGAAGCGTATATTCCTCAGCGGGATATTTATATCGAGAAAGATGCATCGATCAATGACGAAATAGACCGCCTGCGCTTACTGGCGACCAGTGCACTGGTGAGTCGTCGGGATGTCATTGTGGTTGCCAGTGTGAGTTGCATATATGGGTTAGGATCTCCCAAAGACTATCTGGAAATGATGATCCCACTCCGAGTCGGTGTTGAGATCGACCGTGATGAAATGCTGCGTAAGCTGATTGATATTCAGTACGACCGAAACAATGTTGAACTTTCACGGGCAAAGTTTCGTGTTCGTGGAGACGTCGTCGAATGTTGGCCCGCTTATGAAGAATTTGCATATCGGGTCGAGTTCTGGGGAGACGAAATCGAAAATTTAGCTGTCATTGACCCTTTGACGGGGGAAGTACTCAGAACAGTCAATGAAGCATATATTTATCCAGCCAAGCATTTTGTTTTGCCACAAGAGCGAATTGAGTCGGCGCTCAATGAGATTCAGAACGAATTGGATGAACGCCTCAAGGTATTGCAGAATGAAGGCAAACTGCTGGAGTCACAACGGCTCAGTGCACGAACGCGCTACGATATGGAGTTGTTGGAGGAAGTTGGCTTTTGTCCTGGGATTGAAAATTACAGCCGTGCATTGGCAGGCAGGAAACCAGGATCACCGCCGGATACATTACTGGACTTTTTTCCCGAAGACTTCCTTTTGTTTGTAGATGAATCGCATGTGACCGTTTCTCAAGTTCGCGCCATGTTTGCGGGCGACCGTTCGCGAAAGACTAATCTTGTGGAGCATGGTTTTCGTCTGCCGATGGCACTGGATAACCGTCCCCTGACGTTCGATGAGTGGAATGCACGCCGCAAGCAGACAATCTTTGTTTCAGCGACACCCGGTGATTGGGAGTTAGAACGTGTTGAAGGTGAAGTGATACAACAGGTGATTCGTCCCACAGGATTGATTGATCCTGCAATAAGAATCGTTCCGGCACGCGGTCAGGTACCTCATTTGAAAGAGGAGATTCTTAAACGCGTCGCAGTACAGGAACGAGTCTTGGTAACCACGCTCACAAAGCGGCTTGCTGAAGATCTTTCTTCGTATTTTCAGGAAGAAGGAATTCGTTGTGCCTGGTTGCATTCCGAATTGGATGCGTTCGAACGTGTCGAAATTTTGAGAGGCCTACGAGAAAAACAATATGATGTCGTTGTAGGTATCAATCTCTTACGGGAAGGATTAGATATTCCCGAAGTTTCTCTGGTTGCCATACTCGATGCAGATAAGGAAGGTTTTTTACGTAGTGAAACCAGTCTGGTTCAAACCATTGGTCGCTCTGCCAGGCATGTTAATGCAGAAGTGATTTTGTATGCTGATCGAATGACAAACAGCATGCAGAATGCCATTGACGAAACAGAACGACGACGCAAAATTCAGCAAGAGTATAATCAAGAGCACGGGATTACACCGGAGACCATTAAAAAGGCGATCAAACGGGGAATTGAAGAAGAAGTAGAAGCGCGGCAGTTCGTTCGTGAGTCTGTGGGTTTTTCAGATGAGTCAGAGTACATCACGCAAGAATTTTTGGGTGAATTGGAAAAAGAAATGTTGGAAGCTGCAGATCAACTGGAATTTGA